In one window of Primulina tabacum isolate GXHZ01 chromosome 8, ASM2559414v2, whole genome shotgun sequence DNA:
- the LOC142553225 gene encoding isoaspartyl peptidase/L-asparaginase 1 yields the protein MGWAIALHGGAGDIPRSMPLDRLKPREAALHYCLKIGVDALKAGQPPLDVVELVVRELENNPHFNAGKGSVLTSNGTVEMEACIMDGNTKRCGAVSGLTTVKNAISLARLVMEKTPHIYLAFDGAEAFAGEQGVETIESGHFITPENIERLKQAKAANRVQIDFTQPNQKVGEKASVPSLDSQDGTVGCVAVDGNGNLAAATSTGGLVNKMVGRIGDTPIIGAGTYANSYCAVSATGKGESIIRATVARDVAALMEYKGLSLKEAAAYVIEECAPKHTTGLIAVSAKGEVTMPFNTVGMFCACATEDGHSEVKIWPDEP from the exons ATGGGTTGGGCAATAGCACTGCACGGCGGCGCCGGCGACATACCGCGTTCGATGCCGCTGGATCGATTGAAGCCCAGAGAAGCTGCGCTCCACTATTGCCTCAAGATCGGCGTCGATGCTCTCAAAGCTGGTCAACCACCCCTGGACGTTGTAGAACTCGTT GTGCGTGAACTTGAAAATAACCCACATTTTAATGCTGGCAAAGGGTCCGTTTTGACCAGCAACGGCACTGTTGAGATGGAAGCTTGCATCATGGATGGAAATACCAAGAGATGTGGAGCTGTTTCTGGTCTCACTACGGTGAAAAATGCCATATCTCTAGCTCGGCTGGTAATGGAGAAAACTCCTCACATATATCTTGCATTTGATGGAGCTGAGGCATTTGCGGGGGAACAG GGCGTTGAAACTATTGAATCGGGGCATTTTATAACTCCGGAAAACATTGAGAGACTAAAACAAGCAAAAGCAGCTAACAGAGTTCAG ATTGATTTTACACAACCCAATCAAAAAGTTGGAGAGAAGGCATCGGTTCCTTCCCTGGATAGTCAAGATGGTACCGTTGGATGTGTGGCTGTCGATGGTAACGGAAATTTAGCTGCTGCTACATCTACTGGTGGATTGGTCAACAAGATGGTGGGGAGGATTGGCGATACGCCCATTATTGGTGCAGGAACTTATGCCAACAGTTATTGTGCAGTCTCTGCAACTGGTAAAGGTGAATCTATAATCCGTGCTACAGTTGCCAGAGACGTGGCTGCTCTTATGGAATATAAAGGGCTTTCACTTAAAGAAGCGGCGGCTTATGTTATAGAGGAATGTGCACCGAAGCATACTACTGGCTTGATTGCTGTGTCTGCAAAAGGAGAAGTTACCATGCCCTTCAATACAGTTGGAATGTTCTGTGCATGTGCCACCGAAGATGGTCATTCTGAGGTTAAGATTTGGCCAGATGAGCCGTGA